GCGGCTCGAACAGTTTCATGCTTAAGGTGACGTCTGTGGTGGCGGTGATTTTCTTTATCACCAGTTTAACCTTGGCGTACTTGGGCTCCGAACAGGCCAAGGGCTATCAAAGTGTTGTGCAAAAGCCAGTGGTTGAAGAAAAAGCGGATACGTCTTCGGAAGAACCGGTCGTACCGAACTGATACAGAATTTGCCGATGTGGTGGAATTGGTAGACACGCTATCTTGAGGGGGTAGTGGCGTAAGCCGTGCCGGTTCAAGTCCGGCCATCGGCACCATGATTAACGAGCGCAGGATGCGCTAATAACGATACAAGCTGAATTCATCAGCGGAAATCAAAATGTAGCGGTGCATTTTGAACTAGAGGGGCTTAAAACCTATGCTAGAAAATTATTTACCCATTCTCGTTTTTGTCGTATTGGGCATTCTGTTTGGTGTCGGGCCTATTGTAATGGGCTATATTTTAGGCCCTAGAAAGCCCGATCCAGAAAAACTGTCGCCTTATGAGTGTGGCTTCGAAGCCTTTGAAGACTCTCGGATGAAATTCGATGTCCGCTTTTATCTGGTCGCGATTCTGTTCATTATTTTTGACTTGGAAATTGCTTTTCTGTTTCCGTGGGCGATCGCGCTGGAAGAGGTGGGGACCTTTGGCTTAATGGCCATGGCCGCTTTCCTGTCGTTGCTGGTCGTTGGCTTTATCTATGAATGGAAAAAAGGAGCGCTGGAATGGGAATAGAAGGCGTTTTAAAGGAAGGGGTAGTCACCACTTCTGCAGATAAGCTCATTAACTGGGCCCGTACGGGGTCTTTATGGCCGATGACGTTTGGCTTGGCTTGCTGTGCCGTGGAGATGATGCATGCCGGTGCGGCACGTTACGACTTGGACCGTTTTGGCATTATTTTTCGCCCAAGCCCTCGCCAATCGGACGTCATGATCGTTGCGGGAACCTTGGTCAATAAAATGGCGCCAGCTTTGCGTAAAGTCTATGACCAAATGGCCGAGCCGCGTTGGGTGATTTCGATGGGATCCTGTGCTAACGGCGGAGGGTACTATCATTATTCCTATTCCGTTGTGCGTGGTTGTGACCGTATTGTTCCGGTAGATATTTATGTGCCGGGCTGCCCTCCAACGGCTGAAGCTTTGTTATACGGCATTATTCAGCTGCAAAATAAAATTAAACGCACGAACACGATTGCGCGCTAGTCTGAAACAGAACGGGAAAGTTTTATGAAACAATCGGTATTGGATTTACAAACAAACGTTCAAACGGCCTTGGCGGATGCCGTGGTCGCTTCAGAAATCGCCTTGGATGAATTGACGGTTGAACTGGCCCCTTCTCAGGCGCTCAAAGCATTTGAAAAGCTGAAAACGGATTTGGGTTTTGAGTTATTGATCGACATTTGTGGTGTGGATTACTTGGCCTATGGGGATGTAACTTGGGAAACCCGCAAAGCGACGAAAGCCGGCTTTAGTCGTGGTGTTTTTGATTTTGCAGAAGATGAGTCCGATGACAATGTTGATTTGCCAAGACGGTTTGCCGTCGTCTATCACTTATTGTCTGTTGAGCATAACCTTCGCTTAAGAGTGAAAGTGTTTCCGGAAGATTCGAAGATGCCGGTCGTGGATTCAGTGGTTTCGATCTGGAATTGTGCCGACTGGTATGAACGTGAAGCGTTTGATTTGTTCGGGATTTTGTTTAGCGGTCACCCGGACTTGAGACGTATTTTGACCGATTACGGTTTCGTGGGGCATCCGTTGCGTAAAGATTTCCCGTTGACGGGGCATGTTGAAATGCGCTACGACGCTGAGAAAGCACGAGTTGTTTATGAGCCTGTTACGATTGAGAACCGCGTGAATGTACCGCGCGTGATTCGTAATGATGCCGAACCTAATGGATAAGTAGAGCTAATTATGTCTGAAATTCGTAACTATACCCTTAACTTCGGTCCTCAGCATCCATCTGCACACGGCGTGTTGCGTTTGGTTTTGGAGTTGGACGGCGAAACGATTGTCCGCTCTGATCCGCATATTGGGCTGCTGCACCGTGGAACGGAAAAATTGGCGGAGTATAAACCTTATAACCACTCCATCGGTTATATGGATCGTCTGGATTACGTTTCCATGATGTCGAACGAGCACGCCTATGTCATGGCGATTGAAAAAATGCTCGACTTGGACGTGCCGGAACGCGCGCAGTACATTCGCGTGATGTTCGATGAAATTACCCGTATTTTGAATCACTTGATGTGGCTGGGAGCGCATGCTCTGGATATCGGCGCCATGACGGTCTTTTTGTACGCTTTCCGAGAACGCGAAGACTTAATGGATTGTTATGAAGCCGTTTCCGGTGCGCGGATGCACGCCACTTATTATCGCCCAGGTGGCGTCTATCGTGATTTGCCGGATACCATGGCGAAATACGAGGAATCCGAATGGCATTCCGGCAAAAAATTAGACCAGCTGAACGAAACACGCGAAGGTTCGTTGCTGGACTTTATTGAAGCTTTTACAGAGCGCTTTCCAGGGTATGTTGACGAATATGAAACCCTGTTGACCGATAACCGAATCTGGAAGCAAAGAACGGTGGATATCGGTATTGTATCGCCAGAGCGCGCGATGCAGTTGGGCTTTACTGGCCCGATGTTGAGAGGCTCGGGCATTGCATGGGATTTGCGTAAGAAACAACCGTATGAAGTCTACGATAAGTTGGATTTCGATATCCCTGTCGGACAAACCGGTGATTGTTATGACCGCTACTTGGTACGTGTCGCGGAGATGCGTGAATCCAATAAAATTATCAAACAATGTGTGAAATGGCTGAAAGAAAACCCAGGCCCGGTCATTTCTGAGGATCATAAAGTGACGCCGCCTTCTCGTGAAGACGCCAAGTCAAGCATGGAGGCGCTTATCCATCACTTTAAACTCTTTACGGAAGGGTATTCTGTTCCGGAAGGAGAGGCCTATGCCGCGGTTGAACACCCAAAAGGTGAATTTGGTATTTACATGGTTTCGGATGGCGCCAACAAGCCTTACCGCTTGAAAGTCAGAGCGCCTGGCTTCCCGCATCTGGCCGCGCTGGATGAAATGGCAAAAGGGCATATGATTGCGGATGTCGTAGCCATTATAGGGACACAAGATATCGTATTTGGGGAGATTGACCGATGAGTTCAGTGAATGAAAACATCATTCAAGGCGACGTGAAAGCGCGCATCGACCGTTGGGTGTCACATTATCCGGCTGATCAGAAGCAATCGGCGGTCATGCCGGCTTTGCGTATTGTGCAAGAGGTGAACGGTGGT
The nucleotide sequence above comes from Hydrogenovibrio thermophilus. Encoded proteins:
- the secG gene encoding preprotein translocase subunit SecG — protein: MFQIILAIHLVIAFVLIVLVLLQQGKGADAGANFGGGSSQSVFGSSGSNSFMLKVTSVVAVIFFITSLTLAYLGSEQAKGYQSVVQKPVVEEKADTSSEEPVVPN
- a CDS encoding NADH-quinone oxidoreductase subunit A codes for the protein MLENYLPILVFVVLGILFGVGPIVMGYILGPRKPDPEKLSPYECGFEAFEDSRMKFDVRFYLVAILFIIFDLEIAFLFPWAIALEEVGTFGLMAMAAFLSLLVVGFIYEWKKGALEWE
- a CDS encoding NADH-quinone oxidoreductase subunit D; this translates as MSEIRNYTLNFGPQHPSAHGVLRLVLELDGETIVRSDPHIGLLHRGTEKLAEYKPYNHSIGYMDRLDYVSMMSNEHAYVMAIEKMLDLDVPERAQYIRVMFDEITRILNHLMWLGAHALDIGAMTVFLYAFREREDLMDCYEAVSGARMHATYYRPGGVYRDLPDTMAKYEESEWHSGKKLDQLNETREGSLLDFIEAFTERFPGYVDEYETLLTDNRIWKQRTVDIGIVSPERAMQLGFTGPMLRGSGIAWDLRKKQPYEVYDKLDFDIPVGQTGDCYDRYLVRVAEMRESNKIIKQCVKWLKENPGPVISEDHKVTPPSREDAKSSMEALIHHFKLFTEGYSVPEGEAYAAVEHPKGEFGIYMVSDGANKPYRLKVRAPGFPHLAALDEMAKGHMIADVVAIIGTQDIVFGEIDR
- a CDS encoding NuoB/complex I 20 kDa subunit family protein; amino-acid sequence: MGIEGVLKEGVVTTSADKLINWARTGSLWPMTFGLACCAVEMMHAGAARYDLDRFGIIFRPSPRQSDVMIVAGTLVNKMAPALRKVYDQMAEPRWVISMGSCANGGGYYHYSYSVVRGCDRIVPVDIYVPGCPPTAEALLYGIIQLQNKIKRTNTIAR
- a CDS encoding NADH-quinone oxidoreductase subunit C, producing the protein MKQSVLDLQTNVQTALADAVVASEIALDELTVELAPSQALKAFEKLKTDLGFELLIDICGVDYLAYGDVTWETRKATKAGFSRGVFDFAEDESDDNVDLPRRFAVVYHLLSVEHNLRLRVKVFPEDSKMPVVDSVVSIWNCADWYEREAFDLFGILFSGHPDLRRILTDYGFVGHPLRKDFPLTGHVEMRYDAEKARVVYEPVTIENRVNVPRVIRNDAEPNG